The following DNA comes from Nitrospirota bacterium.
GTATGTCTCTCGTTCATATCTCAGCAGGGAATTAAATCTTTCCTTCTCCAAAAGGTCATTGCATTCAGAAGACTTCCTTCTCTTTGACCTTTGCTGCCTTTCCCTTCTTTTCTCTGAGATAGTAAAGCTTTGCACGCCTTACATCCCCCTGTTTGACTACCTCTATCTTCTGTATAATCGGTGAATGTAAAGGAAATATCCTTTCCACCCCAACACCGTAAGTGACCTTTCTTACGATAAAGGTCTCCCGTGTTCCTCCACCTCTTCTACCAATAACGGTGCCCTCGAAAACCTGAACCCGCTCTTTTCCACCTTCGATTACTGTCGTATAAACCTTCACAAGGTCACCTATGTTAAATCTCCCTGGTTCCTTTTTCTTATATGTTTCTTCAATGATGCCTATCTTATTCACAGCCCTTCCTCCTTTTTAATCTCATCAATGATTTGAAGATATTCCTCTGTAAGTTTCATCTTCTCGATAAGGTCTGGTCTCTGTCTGAGTGTCCTGCTAATCGCAGCCTTTTCCCTCCACCGTCTTATCTTTTCATGGTCTCCAGAGAGCAGGACTTCTGGAACCTTCATCCCTCTGAAATCAGCAGGTCTTGTATAGTGGGGATAATCAAGAATACCCTGTGAAAATGAATCTTCGAGCGCAGACCGTTCATCACCAAGAACACCAGGGATAAACCTGACTGAAGAATCAATCACAACAAGGGATGCTAACTCTCCACCTGTAAGTACATAATCACCGATAGACAGTTCCTCATCCACAAGTGCCATCCTTACCCGTTCATCAATACCTTCGTATCTGCCACATATAAAGAGCAGTCTTCTGTTTTCTTCAGACAATCTGCGTGCTATCTCATAATTAAACTGTTTACCCTGAGGCGACATAAATATAACTAACCGTTCCTTATTATCACTTTTGAGGTATTCAACAGCCTTAAATAATGGTTCAGGCTTAATGACCATCCCTGCACCTCCACCATAAGGATAATCATCTACCACACGATGCCTATCTTCTGTAAAATCCCTTATGTTATACGCCTTGACTTCAAGTAACCCCTTTTCCCTTGCCTTTTTAAGTATACTAAATTCGAGGAAGGCATTAACTGCCTCAGGGAAAAGGGTTAGAATATCACATCTCATCAAGTCCATTAACTAATTGAACAATTATTGTTTTCTTTTTAATATCGATTTCTTTAACTACATCTTTTATCGCAGGAATAAGAATCTCTTTCCTTTTATCCTCGACGACATATACATCATTGCTACCTGTTGTGATAACATCAGTTAATTTCCCTATAAATCTACCATCAACAGAAAATACATTTGCCCCAATGAGTTCAAATATATAATAACTACCTTCTGGAAGACCTTCAAGTTCTTCTTTAGGAATCTTTATCAGGGAACCAACAAGGGGAGATGACTTTTCTGATGTGTCATATCCCTTAAAGGATAGCATAACATACTTTCCTTTAAACTTTACATTACCGACCTGCAGTATGGATTCACTACCATTTGGTGTGACTGAGATGACTCGTTTCAGTGATCTATATCGATGGGGATTATCTGTGAGGGGAAGTATCTTTACTTCCCCCCTTATACCCCAGACCTTGAGAATCTTGCCGATACTGATTAGCCCATCTTTCAAGATTATACCCCAAAAAGCAAAAGGCTTTTTTAGAGGAAGAGATTTTACTCAAGTATCTCTAAGACGCATCTCTTGCCCATTTTGGTGCCTGCCGCATTCAATATTGTCCTCATAGCCCGTGCTGTTCTTCCTTGTTTTCCTATCACCTTTCCAAGGTCACTCTGTGCTACCCGTAACTCGAATACCGTTGTCTTTTCTCCTTCAATCTCAACCACAGAAACATCATTCGGCTTGTCAACCAAAGCCTTTGCCATCTGCTCTACCAGATCTTTCATGCGAATCCACCTCCATATTTAATGCCTCTCAGGTCTGGATATTGTTTTTAATCCCAGCAGTCTTGAATATAGCCCTTACTCTGTCTGTTGGTTTTGCCCCCTTTCTCAGCCACATTATAGCCTTATCCGTATCGAGTTTTACCTCGTGTGGTTCCTTTAAAGGGTTATATGAGCCTATGAGTTCTATGAAGCGTCCATCTCTTGGCATTCTTGAGTCAGCAACCAC
Coding sequences within:
- the rplS gene encoding 50S ribosomal protein L19; this encodes MGIIEETYKKKEPGRFNIGDLVKVYTTVIEGGKERVQVFEGTVIGRRGGGTRETFIVRKVTYGVGVERIFPLHSPIIQKIEVVKQGDVRRAKLYYLREKKGKAAKVKEKEVF
- the rpsP gene encoding 30S ribosomal protein S16, which produces MAVKIRLMRMGSHKRPFYRIVVADSRMPRDGRFIELIGSYNPLKEPHEVKLDTDKAIMWLRKGAKPTDRVRAIFKTAGIKNNIQT
- the rimM gene encoding ribosome maturation factor RimM (Essential for efficient processing of 16S rRNA), which codes for MKDGLISIGKILKVWGIRGEVKILPLTDNPHRYRSLKRVISVTPNGSESILQVGNVKFKGKYVMLSFKGYDTSEKSSPLVGSLIKIPKEELEGLPEGSYYIFELIGANVFSVDGRFIGKLTDVITTGSNDVYVVEDKRKEILIPAIKDVVKEIDIKKKTIIVQLVNGLDEM
- a CDS encoding KH domain-containing protein, which codes for MKDLVEQMAKALVDKPNDVSVVEIEGEKTTVFELRVAQSDLGKVIGKQGRTARAMRTILNAAGTKMGKRCVLEILE
- the trmD gene encoding tRNA (guanosine(37)-N1)-methyltransferase TrmD, with the protein product MMRCDILTLFPEAVNAFLEFSILKKAREKGLLEVKAYNIRDFTEDRHRVVDDYPYGGGAGMVIKPEPLFKAVEYLKSDNKERLVIFMSPQGKQFNYEIARRLSEENRRLLFICGRYEGIDERVRMALVDEELSIGDYVLTGGELASLVVIDSSVRFIPGVLGDERSALEDSFSQGILDYPHYTRPADFRGMKVPEVLLSGDHEKIRRWREKAAISRTLRQRPDLIEKMKLTEEYLQIIDEIKKEEGL